A window from Bosea sp. ANAM02 encodes these proteins:
- a CDS encoding TetR/AcrR family transcriptional regulator → MSPVVPASSPESALSERHIRILDAAERVFARAGFHAATMQDVAAEAGMSPGNLYRYFSSKDAIIEGMTERDRSLIAEDFGVLGSSSGSLLDQLEDLGRKHLVDKPREKAVIALQIWAEAARNPGIAGMCADIERTVVEGLAAAIRDAKANGELPPRLDEGRFLMAISMMADGFFCRRAMDPNFDIPAAADTLFTGMRQLARTMLLPETETQP, encoded by the coding sequence ATGTCACCCGTGGTGCCCGCCTCGTCGCCCGAGTCCGCCCTGTCGGAGCGGCATATCCGCATCCTCGACGCGGCGGAGCGCGTCTTCGCGCGCGCCGGTTTCCATGCGGCAACGATGCAGGATGTCGCCGCCGAGGCCGGCATGAGCCCGGGCAACCTCTACCGCTATTTCTCCTCGAAGGACGCGATCATCGAGGGGATGACCGAGCGCGACCGTAGCCTGATCGCGGAGGATTTCGGCGTCCTGGGTTCCAGTAGCGGTTCGCTGCTCGACCAGCTTGAGGATCTCGGCCGCAAGCATCTCGTGGATAAGCCGCGCGAGAAGGCGGTGATCGCCCTGCAGATCTGGGCAGAGGCGGCGCGCAACCCAGGTATCGCAGGGATGTGCGCGGATATCGAACGCACCGTGGTCGAAGGCCTGGCGGCTGCGATCCGCGACGCCAAGGCGAATGGTGAATTGCCGCCCCGGCTCGACGAGGGCCGTTTCCTCATGGCGATCTCGATGATGGCGGACGGCTTCTTCTGCCGGCGGGCGATGGATCCGAATTTCGACATTCCCGCTGCCGCCGACACGCTTTTTACCGGCATGCGCCAGCTCGCGCGGACCATGCTCCTGCCCGAAACGGAGACGCAGCCGTGA
- a CDS encoding efflux RND transporter periplasmic adaptor subunit produces the protein MPLRSIVSLKAMVALALLAAPLPLQAQTAAPAAPAAAAGPSVTVTQAQTTEIVQSVVVSGSIVARDEILVAPEVDGLAIVELLAQEGDKVAKGQVLARLNRTTLDVQKAQNDAQIARAEALIAQAKAQIAEADANLVQANNAFDRTKALRESGNTSVETFDQRAAAARSGQARANSARQALEIANADLALARAQGRDIAVKLARTEIKAPRAGIVSRRTARLGAMASMLPQTDPLFRIIADGEVELEAQVAEVELPKLKLGQPVAVTPAGANEALAGTIRLISPEVDKASRLGRVLVALDGNPPVAIGSFARGIIATGRKRAVTLPLSAITYSRAGATVQSVKDGRVTTKPVTLGLVGDGRAEIASGITDGETVVARAGTFVRDGDIVTPVETN, from the coding sequence ATGCCTCTTCGCTCGATCGTTTCACTGAAGGCGATGGTTGCGCTGGCCCTGCTGGCCGCGCCGCTGCCGCTGCAGGCCCAGACCGCCGCTCCGGCAGCGCCTGCTGCGGCTGCCGGACCCTCCGTGACGGTAACGCAGGCGCAGACCACCGAGATCGTCCAGAGCGTGGTCGTTTCCGGTTCGATCGTCGCTCGCGACGAGATCCTGGTCGCGCCGGAAGTCGATGGGCTCGCGATCGTCGAATTGCTGGCGCAGGAAGGCGACAAGGTCGCGAAAGGCCAGGTTCTCGCCCGGCTGAACCGGACGACGCTCGACGTCCAGAAAGCGCAGAACGACGCCCAGATCGCGCGCGCCGAGGCGTTGATCGCCCAGGCCAAGGCCCAGATCGCCGAGGCCGATGCCAATCTCGTCCAGGCCAACAATGCCTTCGACCGTACCAAGGCGCTGCGCGAGAGCGGTAATACCAGCGTCGAGACATTCGACCAGCGCGCCGCGGCAGCGCGCTCCGGGCAAGCGCGCGCCAACTCGGCTCGCCAGGCCCTCGAGATCGCCAATGCCGATCTCGCCCTTGCGCGGGCGCAGGGCAGGGACATCGCCGTGAAGCTGGCGCGCACCGAGATCAAGGCGCCGCGCGCCGGCATCGTCAGCCGGCGCACGGCGCGGCTCGGTGCGATGGCGAGCATGCTGCCGCAGACCGATCCGCTGTTCCGGATCATCGCCGACGGCGAGGTCGAGCTGGAGGCGCAGGTCGCCGAGGTCGAGTTGCCCAAGCTCAAGCTCGGACAGCCCGTCGCGGTGACCCCTGCGGGGGCGAACGAGGCACTGGCGGGCACGATCCGCCTGATCTCCCCCGAGGTCGACAAGGCCTCGCGGCTCGGCCGCGTGCTCGTTGCGCTCGACGGCAACCCGCCGGTCGCGATCGGCTCCTTCGCGCGCGGCATCATCGCGACCGGCCGCAAGCGCGCCGTCACCCTGCCGCTTTCTGCCATCACCTACAGCCGCGCCGGCGCGACCGTCCAGTCGGTGAAGGACGGCAGGGTCACGACCAAGCCGGTGACTCTCGGGCTGGTCGGCGACGGCCGCGCCGAGATCGCGAGCGGCATCACTGACGGCGAGACGGTCGTGGCGCGCGCCGGCACCTTCGTGCGCGACGGCGACATCGTCACGCCGGTCGAGACGAACTGA